The sequence below is a genomic window from Blastopirellula marina.
AAGCCTACGAGAAAGATCCCAAGCTGGGCATCGTCGTTCACCTCGACGACCAGTGCATTGGCTGCAAGTACTGCACGCTGATGTGCCCCTACGACGTCCCCAAGTTCAGCGAAGCAAAAGGGATCGTTCGCAAGTGTGACATGTGCCGTCATCGACTGGCCGAAGGGGAAGCGCCGGCTTGCGTTCAGTCGTGCCCCAACAGTGCGATCAAAATCACTATCGTCGACCAGGAAGGAATTCGCAGCGAATCGCTCGAAGGCAAATTCCTTCGTGGTGCAGCCAACCCCACAACCACCAACCCCACCACGCGTTACGTCGGCAAGTACCGTCTCGACGCCGAGATGGTTTCGGCTGGGGCTCAGGAGATCATCCCCAATCACGCTCACTTGCCGCTGGTCGGTCTGCTGACACTCACCCAGGCCGCACTCGGCATTCTTATCGCCAGTGCTGCCTGCCAGTGGTTTGGCGTAGGGGGCATGGTCAGTGCGATGCTGGCGACACTTGCTGCCATGGCTGGTCTCGCGGCCTCTGGGGCTCACCTCGGAAGACCGATGTATGGCTTCCGCGTGTTCCTGGGCCTGCGTACCTCGTGGCTCAGCCGCGAAGCCGTCCTCATGCCGGCCTTCGCTGGTCCCCTGGTGGGTTATGCGGCTTCCTACTTCATTCCGTTGCTCGAACCATTTCGCATGATGATGGCCTTGGCGGCCATTGGCGGCGGAGCGATCACGATCTTTTGTTCCGCGAAGATCTATATCGTCACGAAGCGCCCGTTCTGGCAATCGTCACTCACGTTCAGCAAGTTCGGCACGACGATCGTCCTGGCGGGCCTGGCTGCCTGGAACCTGGAAACCGCTTTGGCTGGCCAGCCTCCTTCGATCTTCGCCTTACTATTGATTGTCGCTGTGACGATGGCCCGCCTGGCATTGGAATATCAGGTTCTGTGCCAGGCAACTCTACCAACGACTGATCCCATCGCTCGCTCAGCGCGATTAATCATCGGCCCGTTGAAAGTGTGGCACCAGATACGAATCGGAGGCTGGATCCTCGGTGGGATCGTTTTGCCAACGGCACTTTTGACACTCGCAAGTCCTATTTCGGTCGTCTGCGCGGGGTTGGCCTTGGCCTGCCTGGCTGCGGCGGAATTGATTGATCGCGGACTTTACTTTGCCGCCGAATCCACACCAGCCATGCCGAACCTGCCCAAGTAAAAGGACGCGAACATGTCGACAGCAACCACGCCTAATCTGCTGAAACAGTTGATCTACGCCAAGGACGGTAGCCTCACTCGCGACCTGCTGCTGTACCCCGGTGAATATGGCCTGGGGAAAGTCCCGGCCGGCATCAAGCCCAACGCCACGACCACCTCGGTCTGCGGTTTCTGCTCGACCGGCTGCGGCCTCGAACTGCACATGAAAGATGGCCAGGCCGTCAATCTCAGCCCGGCGGTTGACTGGCCCGTGAATCTCGGCATGGCCTGTCCTAAGGGGTGGGAATCACTCACCATCCTGAAAGCGAACGACCGCGCCACGCAGCCACTGCTCAAAGGGGCTGACGGAAAGCTGGCACCCGTCTCGTGGGACGAAGCGATGAAGACCTTCTGTTCACGCTTTAAAGACATTCAGGCCAAGCATGGCAATGACTCGGTCGCGTTCCTTAGCACTGGGCAGATCGCTACCGAAGAAATGTTCTTCCTCGGTGCGCTCGCCAAGTTCGGCATGGGCATGCTACATGGCGACGGCAACACGCGGCAATGCATGGCCACTGCGGTCGTTTCCTACAAGGAATCGTTCGGCTTCGATGCTCCTCCGTTCACCTATGCCGACTTTGAAGAGTCCGACGTCCTGGTCTTCGTCGGTTCCAATCTTTGCATCGCTCATCCGATCATGTGGGAACGCGTACTCCGCAATCCGCACGATCCTAAGATCATCGTCATCGATCCTCGCCGTACCGAAACAGCCGTCGCCGCCACGCATCACTTGCCGCTGCGACCCAAGACCGACATGGCACTTCTGTACACGATTGCCAACGTGCTGATCGAAAAAGGCTGGATCGAAGAGTCGTACATCGCCAACCACACCAATGGCTTCGAGCAGTTCAAGCAGCATGTTGCACCCTACAAGCTGGAAGACAGCCTGACCAACTGCGGGCTCGCACCTTCGGCCGTCATGGAAGTCATTCAAGCGATTCACGACGGACAGCGGGTTTCGTTCTGGTGGACAATGGGAGTCAATCAAAGCCACCAAGGGGTCCGCACCGCACAGGCAATCATTAACCTGGCCTTGATGACCGGCAACATCGGACGCCCTGGTACCGGAGCCAACAGCATCACTGGGCAGTGCAACGCGATGGGTTCGCGCCTGTTCAGTAACACAACGAACCTGGTGGGGGGACATGAATTCACGAATGAGGAACACCGCCAGAAGATCGCTGGCATTCTCGATATTCCTGTTGCCAACATTCCGACTGAGAACAGTTGGTCGTACGACGGCATCATGGAAGGGATTCGTCGCGGCGATATCCGAGGCCTGTGGGTGATTGCCACCAATCCTGCCCATTCGTGGATTCATCAACAGGAAGCGAAGGAAACCTTTGCAAAGCTGGACTTTCTGGTCGTTCAAGACATGTACCACTCCACCGAAACGGCTGTGCTCGCCGATCTCATGCTGCCAGCCGCTGGCTGGGGTGAAAAGGAAGGGACGTTCATTAACTCGGAACGCCGCTTCGGCTTGCACAAGAAGGTGGTACCAGCCCCAGGCGAGGCCTTGGCAGACTTCCAGATCTTCCGCCTGGTAGCGCATTACTGGGGATGCGAGTCGATGTTTCACCAGTGGAAAACACCGGAAGACGCCTTCCAGGCGATGAAGAAGTGTTCGGCCGGTCAGCCCTGCGATATCACCGGCATCCGCGACTACCGCATGTTGGACGATGCCCGTGGTATTCAGTGGCCCACCCAATCCGACGAGAGCACCGGCGACGACTGGATGCCAGCGTCCCAGCGGCGTTTGTTTGAAGATGGCCAATACTTCCATGCCGACGGCAAAGCACGTTTCATCTTTGAACAACCCGAAGCCCCCGGCGAGGTCCCCAACGACGCCTTCCCACTACGCCTGTTAACCGGCCGCGGCACCGCGGCGCAGTGGCATACCCAAACCAAGACCTCCAAGTCGGCCGTGCTGCGGACGCTTTACTCGACGACCTTGCTCGTCGATATCAATCCGAACGATGCTGACTCGCTGCTGATCGAGCCACACGACTGGGTGCTGGTTCAATCGGCCCGCGGCGAGATTCGTGCCCGGGCCAATGTTACCTCCAGCGTCCAACCAGGGCATGTCTTCCTGCCGATGCACAACGAGGTCACCAATCAACTGACGTACCCTCAGTTCGACACCTATTCGCGTCAGCCGTCGTATAAGAACGCCGCCGTTCGCATCGTGAAATCGGTTTAAGAATTAGGCATTACACCACTTTATCAGGGACCGTTTTGCCTGGGCCGACGCCCTGAACACCAATTGTTCACGTCAATTAGATAAGCATAAAAACACAAGTGGGCACATCGAGCCTACTTAAAAGGCAATTCGACTCGGTCCCTGTTTTGCCCAGATAAAGTGGCGCAGAAAAAAACCTCTTCCTGACATCAGGAAGAGGTTTTTTCATTGAGCTCAAATTCAGCGACCAGCTTAGCGGCGATCACGTCCACCGCTATTACCACCTCCGCTTCCTCCACGGCGGCGACGACCACCGCCGCCACCACCACTGCGGCCACCTCGTTCATGAGGACGGGACGGCGGTGCGTTCTCGTGCCGCTCGATGTTCTTGTCGACCATGGCGGTCACTGCATCGGTCCACGAAGGAATCTTCTTGTGCTTGTCGCGTGGCTTGTCATCGTCTTCGTCCGATTCACCACGACGGCGACGTGAGGGGCGACGGCGACCACGCGGTGCTTCGTCGGCATCGTCATCGCTGTCGAGATCACTCTCGATGTCCAAATCGTCATCGTCATCATCGAAGTCCTCATCTTCCGAGCGACTTGGGCGACGACCACGAGGTGCTTCTTCCTGCGTTGATTCTGAATCGGAAGACTTACGCGAACGACGGCGACGTCGACGACGACGCGATGGGCGTTGTTCTTCTTCCCCTTCTTCCTTGTCCGAGCGAGAATCTCGGCTTTCGACTTCTTCGTCCAGGTCTTCTTCCTGGTCGTCATCGTCAACAGGGGCCGCTTCGCGAACTTTCACTTCTTCGTCGCCACGCGAGCGACGTCCACGGCGGCGACCACGGCCACGTCCGCGACGTTCACGTTGTGGGGCAAGTTCTTCTTCGTCCTGCTCGTCTTCGCCGGCATCAGCGTCCATCACATCGGTTTCGCGGGTTCCTTCGTCGAGGAAGATCCCATCGAAGCCTTCAAAGTCGTCATCACTCGTCGGGCGCGACTTAGCAGCAGGACCGCCCATGATCTCGGAGGCTCGCGTCTCGGCAGGCGAACGCTCAAGCGGCTGTTTGAAGGCCGCCAAGTGTGGGCTCTCCTCTTTCTCTTCCTTCTTGGCAACAACTGGTGCTTCGACCTTGGCGACTATTGGGGCCTGCTCAGCGGCCGGTGCTTCTTCCTCTTCCTCTTCCTCGTCGTCCTCTTCCTCTTCTTCCGGCGAGGCGAGGCCCAACATTGAGGAAAGCGAAGCCCAGTGGCTGCGTTTCTTGGGCTTCTTCTTTTTCGGCTTGGGAGCTTCTTCCGCGATCACTTCCTCGGTGGCGGCGACCGGGTCTTGATGCGGTGGCTCGACGATTTCTTGATTGTCGGCCGGTCCATCAGAAACCTGCGAAAGTTCGTCTTCCGGCTCGATTGCATCCTGGAATGCGTCTTCAGCTGCTTCCATATCGGAAACCGCAGCTTCTTCTTCCGCTTGCCGGGCAGCTTCTTCCGCAGCAGCGGCTTCGGCAGCGGCGGCAGCTTCGGCGGCCGCTTTTTCGGCAGCCTCTTTCGCAGCGGCTTCTTCTGCTGCTTTTTGCTCAGCCTCGCGAGCAGCGGCTTCGGCTGCTTCGGCCTTTTCGAGTTCTTCCTTCGAGATGGCACCAATTTCGGCGGCCAGGGACAACCAGTGCCCAGCTTTTTTCGAGTTGCTCATGTATAAAGTCAACGTTTGCCCGGTTTACGGGCCATGCCTTCCTGCATAAAGGGTATCCCCCGCCCTGGGTAATTACGGGCCATTAGACGGCTCTTCGCGGCGACCTCACGCTACCTACGACAATTTCTGTGGTCGCCAACCCGGATGGCGGGGATGCTTGCATAGTCTCACGTATCATACAGCGACAGTAGAATCTTGGGAAGGTGATTCGCTGTTTGAAGATACGACACGCGGCGACCCGCCCGAAAAGCCCTCGCAACCCTCAAGAACGACAGCAAGCCGAGTCCCCTCGCAAAGGACTCGGCCTGCTTAATCCCCCATCGGATTGTCGAGTTACTCGGTCGGATACATCGAGAACGTACCGTTGTTGGCCACATTAAACAGTGGACGGTAGTAGTTCTTGCCCGCACTCGCAGAGCTGCATGCACGGGGGTACCAAACCAGGTTGATTCCAATATTCCAGGTCTCGCAGGTACAAGGATCGCCGTTGTCCTCATTGTCGTGACGTGGAATCAGGTACAGAAAATTCGTTTCCAGCGCCAGGCACTTGGTAATTGGCACGTTCACGTCCGCACCCACCAAACCGAGTTCGTTGTCGGTCCAACCGCCCGAGAATCGCATTTCACCACCACACACCTCCAGAGGGGTGCGATAGAAGAAGGCGAACATGTTGTGCGGCTGGAACGATCCGTTGACGGTCGTCGGGACCGAGGCACCCGGCAACAAGATTTGTTCGTTGATGTCGCTCGTTTCATCAGAAGCGGTGAACCATAAACCGAACTCGCCTTTGCACTGGAACTTCCAGCTGAGTTCGCCGCGAATCTGGCTGGCATCGATGTCGTAGTACCAGTGATCGCTCATGTGGTCGTAAACCAGACCACCCTGCCAGCCCCAGTCGACACGGCGGAAGAAACCGGCAGTCAAAAAGAACTGGTCGCGGTTGTCGTCGGTGAAACTTGCTCCGTGCAAGTTGGCATTGGTCCCATTCACACCCAGCTGAACGCCGAATCCATGGTCACGCGAGAACAAAGGAGCACCCCAGTTCACGCCGTACAGAAAACCAAAGCTACCATCCATGCCGGCGTTCAAAGGACCTTTAAAGCCCTGAACACCTGCCCGGAACGAAAGATTGTCCAGGTTCAGTCGGAAGCAAAGTGGAAAGCAGATCGTTTCGCACGGGCCACAAACACCGCACGTGTCGCAAGAGCCACACGAATCGCCGCAAGCG
It includes:
- a CDS encoding DmsC/YnfH family molybdoenzyme membrane anchor subunit; protein product: MAIGEQNAELQIAPEFNLVDMLLSEQRDLSAVERFSQRHDQHADPLLAPTYRELIPLSEPGPGEQYAFEVDLDACSGCKACVVACHNMNGLEESETWRRVGTLQSSVPSKPVVQHVTTACHHCVDPGCLSGCPVQAYEKDPKLGIVVHLDDQCIGCKYCTLMCPYDVPKFSEAKGIVRKCDMCRHRLAEGEAPACVQSCPNSAIKITIVDQEGIRSESLEGKFLRGAANPTTTNPTTRYVGKYRLDAEMVSAGAQEIIPNHAHLPLVGLLTLTQAALGILIASAACQWFGVGGMVSAMLATLAAMAGLAASGAHLGRPMYGFRVFLGLRTSWLSREAVLMPAFAGPLVGYAASYFIPLLEPFRMMMALAAIGGGAITIFCSAKIYIVTKRPFWQSSLTFSKFGTTIVLAGLAAWNLETALAGQPPSIFALLLIVAVTMARLALEYQVLCQATLPTTDPIARSARLIIGPLKVWHQIRIGGWILGGIVLPTALLTLASPISVVCAGLALACLAAAELIDRGLYFAAESTPAMPNLPK
- a CDS encoding molybdopterin oxidoreductase family protein; this encodes MSTATTPNLLKQLIYAKDGSLTRDLLLYPGEYGLGKVPAGIKPNATTTSVCGFCSTGCGLELHMKDGQAVNLSPAVDWPVNLGMACPKGWESLTILKANDRATQPLLKGADGKLAPVSWDEAMKTFCSRFKDIQAKHGNDSVAFLSTGQIATEEMFFLGALAKFGMGMLHGDGNTRQCMATAVVSYKESFGFDAPPFTYADFEESDVLVFVGSNLCIAHPIMWERVLRNPHDPKIIVIDPRRTETAVAATHHLPLRPKTDMALLYTIANVLIEKGWIEESYIANHTNGFEQFKQHVAPYKLEDSLTNCGLAPSAVMEVIQAIHDGQRVSFWWTMGVNQSHQGVRTAQAIINLALMTGNIGRPGTGANSITGQCNAMGSRLFSNTTNLVGGHEFTNEEHRQKIAGILDIPVANIPTENSWSYDGIMEGIRRGDIRGLWVIATNPAHSWIHQQEAKETFAKLDFLVVQDMYHSTETAVLADLMLPAAGWGEKEGTFINSERRFGLHKKVVPAPGEALADFQIFRLVAHYWGCESMFHQWKTPEDAFQAMKKCSAGQPCDITGIRDYRMLDDARGIQWPTQSDESTGDDWMPASQRRLFEDGQYFHADGKARFIFEQPEAPGEVPNDAFPLRLLTGRGTAAQWHTQTKTSKSAVLRTLYSTTLLVDINPNDADSLLIEPHDWVLVQSARGEIRARANVTSSVQPGHVFLPMHNEVTNQLTYPQFDTYSRQPSYKNAAVRIVKSV
- a CDS encoding DUF6666 family protein yields the protein MRVFPWILTLLTASCGSTLADLATAAEPREPAKLQHVVSENYNRPPSPTTAIRSLFSTDQDRVFAARQRVARASYVASKVQAGDIQQVDYSVLNEASGTMPMEGEIIMEGPAVAGIHDPATYHGGPGCSSCQGGAACGDSCGSCDTCGVCGPCETICFPLCFRLNLDNLSFRAGVQGFKGPLNAGMDGSFGFLYGVNWGAPLFSRDHGFGVQLGVNGTNANLHGASFTDDNRDQFFLTAGFFRRVDWGWQGGLVYDHMSDHWYYDIDASQIRGELSWKFQCKGEFGLWFTASDETSDINEQILLPGASVPTTVNGSFQPHNMFAFFYRTPLEVCGGEMRFSGGWTDNELGLVGADVNVPITKCLALETNFLYLIPRHDNEDNGDPCTCETWNIGINLVWYPRACSSASAGKNYYRPLFNVANNGTFSMYPTE